The Streptomyces noursei ATCC 11455 sequence CGCGCCAGATGGGAGCAGCGATGATGTCGTGGTGACCGCCTTCGAGAAGGGCGGGGCCGACGGCGAAGCCGACCTGGCGGATCCGCCTCAGTTCTGCGGCCTGCTCTTTGCGAGGCGAGGTGATGCCCATGGCCGCGGCGATTGCCATACCCGCGGCGTCGGCTCCAAGTGGCGCGAACTCCACGTCTTCTTGCCTGACTGGCTCGTGCGGTCCCCACACCTGGGCGGTGCACTCACGCATCGGTTGCTCGGCGAAGGAGTAAGGCGCGTAGAGCATCGCGATCTGACCTGTCTGGGTGGCCAGTTGAACCAGCAGGCCGCGTGTGCCTTGCGAGGGACTGCCGCGCGGTGGTTCTTCTGTCGCCATGTGCCATTGCAGCCGGTAGCGGCCGCGGGAGGCGTCGCGGGAGGCATAGTTCTTCGGCTGTGAGACGACCCCTGCCTGGCGCAGCGCCTGGAGATACCGGTAGGCGGTCGCGCTCGGTAGGCCGGTCGCAGCAGCGATCTCGCGGAGGTATGCCTCGCGGCTGTGGGGTTTCTGGAGCCCCTGAAGGGCTCGCAGTACCGCAACGGTGCGCAGCACAGCGATGTTGCCCTTGGGTGACTGCTTGTCGGGCACAACATTGAGCACGTGAAATCCCCCTCACGTCACGGACTGCGGATGGGGCGCCCCCACACGCTCCGCATCCGGGCTGCCGATTCTGACGTGCCGAGAATGCGTTGACCAGGCAAGGAATTTTCCCGCACCTAATTACGGGGTCGGGAAACGATAGATTAATTGCCATGCCTACGGTTACCGAACGCGACGACTCGGCCGGAGAGCCCGGCCAGCCACAGCTGTCTTACCTGCTCAGAGAGCTTCTGACGGCGCATCGGGTGCTGGCGGATCCGAAAGAGTTCGGCTGGAGAGAGAACAAGCGCCAGAGCGAGACTGCGGGGAGAAAGTCCGGAAAGCGTGTCAACGAGAAGCACTTTGCGGCTAAAATGGGCAAATCGCCTGCATGGTACGCGCGGCGCATGTCGGGACGCCCGCCCTTCGCAACGGCGGAACTTCAGCAGGTCGCGGACCTCTTGAGGATGACATGGCGGGCCCGGGTCGCCCTCTACCGGCGCTCCCTCCAGGCGGAACCTCATCCTTCCTGTCTGACAGACGCCAACGCCATCGACGCCTCCGAGTGGGCAAGAGGGCACCTCAGTCGACCGACCTGTCTGGTCGACACGAACTTCGCCCTCCTGGAGTACAACGAGCCGTTCGCCAACCTCCTTCGGGTGGGCAAGCGGCGCCTGTCACGGGCCAACTTGATGGAGCTCGTGCTCCTGGAAGAGGTCACCCGCGAACGGTGGCCAGATTGGGAAGCATGGCACGAGATGCTGCTCGCCGAGCTCATTGAGGCAGTGGCTCTCCACTGGGAAGAGAGCCCAGAACTCCAGCAGCTCCACGCCACCATCCGCGCCGATCCCATCAGTGGCCCCGCCTATCAGAAGGCTCCCGGGTACACGTTCCCTGACCTGAATCGCAAACTCCTTATCCGCCTTGTCCGGCCAGGAGTTCAAGAGGTCACCCTCGTCCATACAGTCGACTGTTAGCACTGGTAAGGCCACGCCAAATGCCGACCGCGCAGGTGGGTGTTTCACCTGACGATGCCATCTACCGATGGCATTTCGCCTGGCGACGCGATGCTTGCCTCCGCGAAGGCCATCACTTGCCATGACAGCACACCATCGGCTCCAGTGTTCCCGACGCCGTGCTTCCCGAGCAGCGCGTCGTACGAGCCGAGCCGGTCGTGGGGGCCGGGCTCCGCTCCCCCGGGCACGACGGTGCCCATCCGGCCCGGGCCGGATGCCGCGATCCCCCTCCCGGCATCCGGCCCGGGCCGTACTCCCCCACCAGCAGCCACCAACCCCGTTGAACTCAGTTCCGACTCACGCGAATCGGCGACACCTCCAGATCCTGCGTGTTGGCAAAATCTTCATGCCAAACCGCAAGGCCAGCGGCACCCCTCCATGTCGATCACGGCCGGGTCGCGCGGGAACGGATTTCCCCGAGTGACTCCGGGGATATGGTGAGCCCTCCTTCACGCCCCGGAGGTCTCTCCTGGTGTCTGCACGTGCCCACGCTTCTTTCGTCCACCTGCACAACCACACCGAGTACTCGATGCTGGACGGCGCCCAGAAGCTGCGGCCGATGTTCGGTGAAGTGGCGCGACAGGGGATGCCCGCGATCGCCATGAGCGACCACGGGAACATGTTCGGGGCCTATGAGTTCGCACAGGTCGCGAAGGACTTCGACGGCATCAGGCCGATCATCGGGATCGAGGCGTACGTGGCGCCCTCCTCCCGGTTCGCCCGCAAACGGGAGTTCTGGGGCCCGGGCGGACGCCGCGCCGTGGGCGACGACGGCGAGGGCTCCAAGGACGTCTCCGGCGGCGGACGTTTCACGCACATGACCATGTGGGCGCGGACCGCGCGGGGCCTGCGGAACCTGTTCTGGCTCGGCACGCAGGCCAGTTATCAAGGGCAGTTCCCGGCGGGCAAGCCGCGGATGGACCGTGAGCTGATCGCCGAGCGGCCGGAGGGCATCATCGCCACGACCGGCTGCCCCTCCGGGGAGATCCAGACCCGGCTGCGGCTGGAGCAGTACGCCGAGGCCAGGTCCGCCGCCGCGGCCTACCAGGACATCTTCGGCCGGGAGAACTACTTCCTGGAACTGATGGACCACGGCCTGGCCATCGAGCGGGACGTCCGCGACGGACTGCTGCGCCTGGCCCGGGAGTTGGACATCCCGCTGCTGGCCACCAACGACGCGCACTACGTCACCGAGGACCAGGCCGACGCCCACGACAACCTGCTGTGCATCGGCGTCGGCAAGAACAAGGACGCCCCGGGCCGCTTCCGCTTCAACGGCTCCGGCTACTACCTCAAGTCGCCCGCGCAGATGCGCGCCCTCTTCGCCGAGCTGCCGCAGGCGTGTGACAACACGCTGTTGATCGCCGAGCGGGTCGAGCCGTACGGCGACGTCTTCGACTACGTCGACGAGATGCCGCAGTACCCAAATGTCCCAGAGGGTGAGACACAGGAGTCCTGGCTGCGCAAGGTGGTCTTCAAAGGGCTGACAGCACGCTACGGAGACCCGATCCCCGCGCACGTCCTGCAGCGGTTCGAGACCGAGATGTCGGTCATCGGCCCGATGGGCTTCAGCTCGTACTTCCTCGTCGTCGCGGATATCTGATGCATGGAAGCTCTGTTCTACCCTGGAGAGAATCATGCTAGCTGTGTCGGAGTGTGTGCCTGGGCCTGGTGGGGTGCGGGACTTGTTGATCTGGCATCTGCCTGCCGGGGACGATGAGTGCATGGGCGACTGCGACTTCCACGCCATCGTGTGCAGTGATCTGGACGGCATCGCGCTGCCGTCTCCACAACGCGATGTGCCGCTCGAAATGGACAAACCGCGTGAGCGGTGGTGTGACGCGTGCCGGGCGATTGCAGCCACCACAGCGAGTTCGTGATTGTGCGGTGAGGCCGTAGTCCTGTCTGGTGGAAAGCGGGGTCGAGACGTTGATACTCGCGGGCAGTATGGCACCGCCAGGAGAGTCGCCGTCGCCGGTGACGGTCAGCGTGCGGAGTCGGAGGACGGCTTCAGCGCTCGCTGAGGCCCCAACTGGTGCCGGTGGGGTCCAGGCGGTCGGCGATCAGGTGGCGGAAGGCATGCTCGACGACTCCCGTAGCGAATGGCCACCCCTCGGTGAGTGCGGTGTCTGAGCGGAGCCGGCCGAGGTGGCCGGTGAGGGAGCGGTGATAGGCATCGACCGCTTCGCGCCGGGTGGGCAGTAGCGCGGCCCGTTCGGCTGCGACGATCATCTGGTCGGCGGTGCGGGCAGCGTGACCGGTAAGAAACGTCCCTCCAGAGGATCCGCACCCATGAGGTCTGCTGTGTTGATCAATGCAGAGGCTTGTAGCCCTGCCGATAGCCGGTCACGCTCAGCGCGTCTATCCCAATAAAGTGGCCCTCGAATTTGAAGGCGAAGACCTTATTGGGACTCGGGAAGGTGAAGCCTCGGCGGCTGAACCATTGCAGGGCGCTGGTAGAGCGAACCTGCGCGATCAGTTGCGTGGTGCCGCGCGTCGCGAGCATCGCTTCAGCAGTGCGCAGCAGGTTGCATCCAATGCCGCGCCCTTGTGCTGTGGTGTCGACGGCCAGGACGTCGAGTTCGCCGATCCGGTCGGCGAGGCGTTGCTGCACATGTGCCCCGAGGTGAGGGTGCTGCTGCGCGAGGCTGATAGCCGGGTGGATGTTGCACATCCCGAGCACCGTGTGCTGCTGGTCGACAGCGACGAGGATACGCGCCTGCCCATAGGGGACGCGGTGGCGTCCGCCGCGTTGATCAACCCCTTTGGCGAGGTCACCGTCGCCCTGGCGATCGGCATCAGGGTCGGGAACTGCGAGGGCGGCGAGACGAGCTACGGCTACGCCGTCGCCAGGACGTGCCAGTCGAATTTTCACGTGAGGCTCCAGTTTTCGATGTGCGATGGATACCGACTATAGGCATCGCGCTCATCGACCATGGCCGCCAGCAGCCAGGCGACACTGCTATCGTCCCGCGCACAAGGCGAAGGCGAAGGCCGGCGCGCTGGCCAAGGAGACCCTGGACGTCCTGGACGAGGAGGCCCTGCCCGGCGAGGTGGCTCGCCGGTTGAACCGGAAGGTGTCGGCGGCCCCTTCTCGACCGGCGCGCCGTCGTCGTCCTCTCCGCGCCGAACTCCTCTCAGCCACTATCGAGTTGGCCGCCGGGATGCATGGCGCAGGACCTGGGCGGTCGCGGAGAAACACTCCCGCCCGAGCCCGGCAATGCGATCGTTGGTTTCCTCGAAGGTGTGCTGCCAGTTATGCGGGTCGCGTGGTATGCCGCCCAACCCCGCTTCCGGGTACGGCCACGGCCGACGACCGCTGAGGACAGCGCGACCGCGACGCGGAGGAGATCCGGTCCTGAGCGGTACCGGGACAGCGGCTATCGGTGAGGTTGGCCTTGGGCTTCGGGCAGTGCTCCAGCGCGTTGGGTGACCAGGTGGCCATACCGCTCTGAGTCGGCCCTGCGACGTTCATCCGCTTTTGATGAGCCTCCTGGGAGGCCGAAGGCCGGCTGGAGTGTCATCGCGAACTGCACCGGGGGGAGCTTCTGCTGACCGTCAGGGGCATAGGCGTCTTCCTGGATGAGGATCTCCATCTTGCCAACGGCAGGGTTGCGCCAGAAGTCCGCGAGGGTGAATGTCAGGTTCCACGAACCGTCGAAGGTCGCCTTCTGTCGAGCGTCAAGGCGGAAGATGCAATGCGTCATAGTCGCGTTCGGGAAGCCGTCGACCCTCCAGCCTCCCCCCTGGGACGGTTCGGATCCGCCGCTGATTGCCACGCGGTAGTTCCGGTCGTCTGCCAGCAGGTCGCCGGGGCCGCTGCCGTAGGGCACAGCGAGGATGAACCGCCAGGCACTGACATCAGCCTTGCTGCCCTGGTGCTTGCCGATGGCGAGTGAGAGCGTCTCCAGGTCATCCTGCTTGGGGACGCTGTTGTCCAGGAGGCGCTGCAGCGAATGGTTCAGCCGGTAGTTCAGGAGGGGGCTCGGCGCAGGCGTGCTCATCGGCAGGCCGTCCTTCATGTAGTGATTACTGACTTCGGCTCGTCAGGGTGAACTTCGGCGAAGTCCCTGATGAGTCTGGTGTGGTGGCCGTATCACGTGCTGTGTGAGATACGCGGATGGAGGCGGGCTGACGGCTGCGGGACGCAAGCGTCGGGAGACCGTGCGGATGCAGGCGGCCGAGTTGTTCGAGCAGAAGGTCAAGCCAGCGGAGGTCGCGCGGCAACTGCGGGTGAGCCCGAAGTCGGCCTGCCAGTGGCACCAGCTGTGGCGGAACGGTGGTGTGCAGGCTCTGGCTTCCCGGGGTCCGAGCGGTTCGCGGTGCCGTCTGTCCCCGCGGTGCCTGGAGAAACTGGCCGTGTATCTGGAGCAGGGTCCGGCCGCGCACGGCTGGGTGGAGGACCAGGTGTGGACCGCCGCGCGGGTGGCCACGCTGATCGGCAGGAAGTTCCACGTGTCCTACAGCGTCTCCGGGGCCACTCGGTTGATGCACCGGCTCGGCTTCAGCCCGCAGGTCCCCACACGGCGGGTCGCCGAGCGCGACGAGCAGGCCGTCACCGCGTGGAAGGAGGCGACCTGGGCCGAGGTAAAAGAGCGAGGGCGGCCTGCGGGGGCTACATCTGCTTCGAGGACGAGGCAGGCTTCACCCGCCGGCCGCCCAGGGGACGCACCTGGGGCCGGCGCGGCCGCACCCCGCAGGTGACGGTGAGCGGCCGCCGATCGGGACGCCTGTCCGTGGCCGGGCTGATCGCCGTGCGCCCCGGCTCCCGGACCCGGCTATGCCACCGCCTGCGCACCCACCAGGCGGGCAAAGGCAAGCGTCGCAGCATAGGCGAGGGGGACTTCATCGCGCTGCTCGACGGCGCCCACCAGCTCCTCAAGGCGCCCATCGTGCTGGTGTGGGACCGCCTCAACACCCACGTCTCCCGCGCCATGGGCGAGCTGATCGCCCAGCGTGAGTGGCTGACGGTGTTCCTACTGCCCGCCTACTCACCCGACCTCAACCCGGTCGAGTGGGTATGGGCACACGTCAAACGCAGCCTGGCCAACCTCGCCGTCGTCGCCCTCGACCGACTCGAAGCCCTCGTACGCAACCGGCTCAAACGCCTTCAGTACCGGCCCGACACCCTCGACGGCTTCATAGCCGGCACCGGCCTGACCCTCGACGACCCAGCACCACCTTGACGAGCCGAAGTCAGTAAGTCGATACTCAACGTAGCGCTTCCGGCCGTGGATACGGGTGGGCTTTGAAGGAACTCCGTTTACTCCTGGTCCTGTCGTCGTCTGCCGCGGCCGGGTTGCGCAGCGGACAGGGCCCGCCGCGGTACCGCGGCGGGCGTCCCGAAGCCAGAACATGAACCTGCCGGTCGAGCCCTGGCATCACGGATGGCCTCAGATAGTGCGCCAATCGCCGGAAGCGTCGAGCAGATCGATCTGCTGTGTATTGAGCTTTCCGGCCTTGGCTGCGGCAATCTGCCGGCGCTGCCAACGTCCTGGCAAGAAGGCAGGGTCGGAGTCAGGACCTGGCCGCTTGCTGGAACCGGTGAGGGTTCCGCCTGCAGCCAGATAGGCCCTCCAGCGCCGGTATCCGCGGACCCATAGTGGGTCCAGGGCCCACCGTGGGTCCAGGGCATCGAGACGAGCGCGCTGGTCATTGGTGAGGTCGTCGATGTTGTGGCGCTGGCGTTGCATCCAGCGTCCACGGCTGAAGCCATCGTGGACGTCGCTGGTGGGGATGGCCAGGTTGCCGTGCTTGTGGTACCAGACCAGTGCGTGGGCGAAGCCGCGATCCCAGGCGTGCTCGTGGCGGTCCCAGATCATGCCGATGGCGTTGAGTTTGTTGATCCGGTCCGGGGGCAGCAGGCCCTTGGCGTAGAGGTACCGCTGCTGGTTGAGCCAGCTGACGAGAGGGCCGTCGCGGACATCGAGGTGGCCTTGTTCCTCAAAGAAGGCTTTCGCGCGGGTGTAGTTGCGTTCCCAGTCTTCTGTACGTGGGGAGAAGCTGCGCAGGCGGAGGGCTCGCAGGATGGCGTCTTTGTGGTCACTGGCATTGATCTTCAACCATGCGAACGGCGCTTCGGCCTCAGCGCCGTCCTCGGCGGTGGTTGCGCTGGATTCGTCGGATCGGGCGAGCGGGGTGGCTCGGTGGCTGCGCAGTTCGGTGATGCGCCCGATCATGCGGCCGTCGTGAGCGGCCAGCGCCTGCAGGACCTGCCAGACAGTCTTGAACGCGGACGCGGCGAGTGTGGCTCGGTGTTCGTCGTTGGTGGCCGCGTCGTTGACGGCGGCCGCATCGGTGGGCGTCTGCTCGTCGTCGCCGATGGCCGGCAGGTAGACGGGGATGATGATCCGGGCCTTCTTGCCCTGGCCCGGCTTTTGACGCAAGGCGCGGCCGATGGCCTGGACAATGTCGATGACGCTGCTCTTGGGGTCGGCGAACACCACGGCGTCGACGCCGGGCAGGTCAACGCCTTCCGACAGCAGACGCGAGTTGCTCAGGACGGCGCGCTCGTCGCTGCCGGGGGTGTGGGTGCCGAAGTCGGCGAAAATCTCGCGGCGGGTCTTGAGCCGGTCGGTGCCGGCAACTGCGCGGGTCCACAGCTTGGGGCGCTGCTGTGCGGGCAGCAGTTTGGCGATGCGGGGCAGTGCTGCGGCGAAGGAACGGGCGGCGTCGACGCGTGAGTGGTACGTGAGGATCCGGTAGAGGTCCTCATCTGTCATTGCGCGCAAGAGCCCGACGCCCAGGGCGAGTTCTTGGAGCTCGGCGTTGGTCCGCTGGGAGCGGAGATCGGCGATGGCGGGCATGATCAGTAGCTCGCGCAGATCCTCGTCGGTCACTACGGGGACGAGGACCTCGTAGTCGGCGATGAGGCCCAGTGCGATGCCCTGCGCAGCGGTAAGCCGATAGACCGTTTTACCGAAAACATCATCATTGTCCATTGAGTAGACCGTCGTGGAGTCAACGGTCTCCCCCGGGGCGAGGTCCACGATCCGGGGGGTCGCGGTGAAGTTGGCGCGACGCTGGGCTGGGACCTTGTCATCTTGGTGGACTGCTGCCCAGGGTTTGTCGGCCGCCCCCGCGGTGCGGTGGGCCTCGTCGATGACGATCAGGTCCCAGGTGGGGAGTTGGTGGTCGGCATGGGCAGTGACGATGCGTTGCAGGCTGGCGTAGGTGGCGTAGATAGTGACAGGGCCGGTGGCGCTGGTGACGAGGTGGGCGAGGGTGCCGGCGTCGGTGGTGACCGTGACGTCGCTGTGAGCGCCGGCCTCGGCCAGTTCGAGGGCCTCGTCGTGTGAGCACGCACCGATGGCGCGGCCGCGACGGCGTCCCAGGATCGACCAGGCCGTGGCGGTCTGGTCGAGCAGCTCGATCGTGGGGACCAGGACCAGGACGCGACCCTTGGCCGCCATGCGGCGGGCGGCGGCCGCCGCCATGAGCGTCTTACCGGAGCCGCAGGCCGCCTCCACAATGGCCCGGCCGCCGTCCTTCAGGGCTCGCCACAGGTTGCTCACGCCGTCCTTTTGGTGCGGGCGCAAGGGGATGACTCCAGGCCGAGGGGCCTGGACGACGGGAGATTCAGGCGCTGCGGGCCGAGTGGCATCGCGGGGTGTGGGGATGGCGGCGGGTTCAGTCACGGGCTCCACGATCTGGTCTCCACGGGCTATCGAGCACACGGCTGAGGGCTATCTGCGGGGCAACCAGGTGCGCACTTCAAGGAACTGCAGGCGCGCCTGCGGGACCGCACGGCCCGTCTCGACCAACCACGCCTGCACCGCCGCGGTCACATCCCCATAATGATCGGCGACGCGCCGGGACCATTCCGCGGCGTCGAATCCACCAGTTTTCGCCGAGCCGTAGCTGCGTTCCTGGGTGCCGTCCGTGCGAGGCACCACGCCGCGCTTGAGGCCCGGGGAGTCATCCTCACTGCCGGGATGGTATACGTACTGGTCGCCTTCCATGCGGATGGTGAAGGCGAGACGGCCGCCGGCCCGTCCTGCTGCGTGTACCACCTTGGCCAGGTGGGCCGCTCCGTGGGCGATGGCCTGCTGGCCCGCCCGGCCCGCCGCTGATCTCCCTACCGTCCCGACGATGTCCTTGCCCCGCACCCGGGCCCTCGCGCCCGTGCTGGTCAGACGCCGCGTCACATGCTCCTGGGCAACGCGACGCAAGGCGTCACGGTCCCTCTCCCCCGCGCCTACTGCCCGTACGACGTGCTGCAGGGCGGGAATGAACGCGGCCCCTTTGCCTTTGGTGAAGAACTGGCTGACGAGGGAGGCGTCGCGGTCGAGGAGGTCGGCCACCTGTTTCCGGGTCAGTCCCGCGTCGATCAGTTGCTGGGTCAGGCGTGCGGCCTCGTTCTGACGGGGGCTCATGTTGCGCCTCCTGCTTGGGCGGTGCGCAGGGCTGCGCGGCCTTCACCTTGAAGTTTGAGGAGCTCGGCTTCCGTGGTGGGCCACGGGACGGGACCGATGAGGTGCCCCTTCTTTCGGTATTCGCCGGGCTTTCCGTGGTAGGGCCAGCGTGGGTCCATGGTGAGGGTGAGCGCGTCGGTACGTGCCGCCACCAGAGCATCCCGGGGCACGTACAGGGCCCCGACATGGACCTTGTCGCCCTTCATGTTCGTGTCGAGCAGGGCGTATCGTGCTCCGCCCCATACGTACATCGGCCACTCAGGGTGGGAGTTTCGCTCGTCGGTAGCTTCCGTTCGGCGCTGCCAGGTGATCACGCCGCGGTGTTCGCCGATGATCTCCACTCCGTCGGGCAGGTGCTCTCCGACCCTGGCGGTGCCGGTGACCATGCCGGGGCGTGAGGCGAAGCTGCCGATGCCTTGTAGCAGGATGGCTC is a genomic window containing:
- a CDS encoding helix-turn-helix domain-containing protein, producing MLNVVPDKQSPKGNIAVLRTVAVLRALQGLQKPHSREAYLREIAAATGLPSATAYRYLQALRQAGVVSQPKNYASRDASRGRYRLQWHMATEEPPRGSPSQGTRGLLVQLATQTGQIAMLYAPYSFAEQPMRECTAQVWGPHEPVRQEDVEFAPLGADAAGMAIAAAMGITSPRKEQAAELRRIRQVGFAVGPALLEGGHHDIIAAPIWRGSSVAGAVALMPLRVQMRSQKRRTDLISAVLDIGSTMSNHLTRQPLLRSAA
- a CDS encoding MmyB family transcriptional regulator, whose translation is MPTVTERDDSAGEPGQPQLSYLLRELLTAHRVLADPKEFGWRENKRQSETAGRKSGKRVNEKHFAAKMGKSPAWYARRMSGRPPFATAELQQVADLLRMTWRARVALYRRSLQAEPHPSCLTDANAIDASEWARGHLSRPTCLVDTNFALLEYNEPFANLLRVGKRRLSRANLMELVLLEEVTRERWPDWEAWHEMLLAELIEAVALHWEESPELQQLHATIRADPISGPAYQKAPGYTFPDLNRKLLIRLVRPGVQEVTLVHTVDC
- a CDS encoding DEAD/DEAH box helicase; its protein translation is MCSIARGDQIVEPVTEPAAIPTPRDATRPAAPESPVVQAPRPGVIPLRPHQKDGVSNLWRALKDGGRAIVEAACGSGKTLMAAAAARRMAAKGRVLVLVPTIELLDQTATAWSILGRRRGRAIGACSHDEALELAEAGAHSDVTVTTDAGTLAHLVTSATGPVTIYATYASLQRIVTAHADHQLPTWDLIVIDEAHRTAGAADKPWAAVHQDDKVPAQRRANFTATPRIVDLAPGETVDSTTVYSMDNDDVFGKTVYRLTAAQGIALGLIADYEVLVPVVTDEDLRELLIMPAIADLRSQRTNAELQELALGVGLLRAMTDEDLYRILTYHSRVDAARSFAAALPRIAKLLPAQQRPKLWTRAVAGTDRLKTRREIFADFGTHTPGSDERAVLSNSRLLSEGVDLPGVDAVVFADPKSSVIDIVQAIGRALRQKPGQGKKARIIIPVYLPAIGDDEQTPTDAAAVNDAATNDEHRATLAASAFKTVWQVLQALAAHDGRMIGRITELRSHRATPLARSDESSATTAEDGAEAEAPFAWLKINASDHKDAILRALRLRSFSPRTEDWERNYTRAKAFFEEQGHLDVRDGPLVSWLNQQRYLYAKGLLPPDRINKLNAIGMIWDRHEHAWDRGFAHALVWYHKHGNLAIPTSDVHDGFSRGRWMQRQRHNIDDLTNDQRARLDALDPRWALDPLWVRGYRRWRAYLAAGGTLTGSSKRPGPDSDPAFLPGRWQRRQIAAAKAGKLNTQQIDLLDASGDWRTI
- a CDS encoding GNAT family N-acetyltransferase, coding for MKIRLARPGDGVAVARLAALAVPDPDADRQGDGDLAKGVDQRGGRHRVPYGQARILVAVDQQHTVLGMCNIHPAISLAQQHPHLGAHVQQRLADRIGELDVLAVDTTAQGRGIGCNLLRTAEAMLATRGTTQLIAQVRSTSALQWFSRRGFTFPSPNKVFAFKFEGHFIGIDALSVTGYRQGYKPLH
- a CDS encoding IS630 family transposase (programmed frameshift) is translated as MRYADGGGLTAAGRKRRETVRMQAAELFEQKVKPAEVARQLRVSPKSACQWHQLWRNGGVQALASRGPSGSRCRLSPRCLEKLAVYLEQGPAAHGWVEDQVWTAARVATLIGRKFHVSYSVSGATRLMHRLGFSPQVPTRRVAERDEQAVTAWKEATWAEVKERGRPGGGYICFEDEAGFTRRPPRGRTWGRRGRTPQVTVSGRRSGRLSVAGLIAVRPGSRTRLCHRLRTHQAGKGKRRSIGEGDFIALLDGAHQLLKAPIVLVWDRLNTHVSRAMGELIAQREWLTVFLLPAYSPDLNPVEWVWAHVKRSLANLAVVALDRLEALVRNRLKRLQYRPDTLDGFIAGTGLTLDDPAPP